Proteins co-encoded in one Glandiceps talaboti chromosome 22, keGlaTala1.1, whole genome shotgun sequence genomic window:
- the LOC144452478 gene encoding cadherin-7-like → MAQDMSEDDPKLNSTVEVEVTILDVNDNPPQFTNQPYNGKVSEIDRASSSILTVTATDDDIDLNGLVVYRIKDAIYPTSNFYIEEHTGILRNTRMLSGMGDQQFTLTVEAYNVNNQSMSNEATVMITVTEPPPENDRLLFESYTYTNVIQYDHDAASNIVTVTATYDGMVSADTNYNIIAEVFEIPDSYGLETSVFKIEESNGSISLGSDLGTNDAGRYTLDVEAYNSSNSNTYMTGQYDVTQVLITVVGRNNSAPVFSSSHYFGEVNDVDDEDTYILTVYANDTDSPTFGIGDIYYDFGKGDEWIQEKHNMVTSSYQYDFLKM, encoded by the exons ATG GCCCAAGATATGAGCGAAGACGATCCAAAATTGAACTCGACGGTTGAAGTAGAAGTGACAATTCTCGATGTCAACGACAACCCCCCGCAATTTACCAACCAACCGTACAACGGGAAAGTGTCTGAAATCGACCGTGCTAGCTCCTCG ATACTGACTGTTACCGCCACTGATGACGATATAGATCTGAATGGGCTTGTAGTATATCGTATCAAAGATGCAATTTATCCTACAAGTAACTTTTACATTGAAG AGCATACAGGGATACTACGTAACACACGAATGTTGTCAGGAATGGGAGACCAGCAGTTTACCCTGACGGTTGAGGCGTACAACGTGAATAATCAGTCTATGTCAAACGAGGCAACAGTGATGATTACCGTCACAGAACCCCCACCGGAGAACGACAGATTGCTGTTTGAGTCTTATACGTACACTAATGTAATACAATATGACCATGACGCTGCTTCAAATATTGTTACCGTGACTGCAACATATGATGGCATGGTGTCTGCTGACACAAACTACAACATAATCGCCGAGGTATTCGAAA TACCAGACTCGTATGGATTGGAAACATCGGTATTTAAAATCGAGGAATCAAACGGATCTATTAGTTTGGGCAGTGATCTTGGTACAAATGATGCTGGTCGTTATACACTCGATGTCGAAGCTTACAACTCTTCAAATAGCAATACATATATGACTGGTCAATACGATGTAACACAG GTTTTGATTACTGTGGTGGGTCGCAACAATTCTGCACCTGTGTTTAGTTCGAGTCATTACTTTGGCGAAGTCAACGACGTTGATGATGAAGACACGTACATCTTGACAGTTTATGCTAATGATACAGACTCTCCTACCTTTGGTATTGGGGATATTTATTACGATTTTGGAAAGGGCGATGAATGGATACAAG aaaaacataataTGGTTACCAGTTCTTATCAATATGACTTCTTGAAGATGTGA
- the LOC144452215 gene encoding protocadherin-like wing polarity protein stan, with product MDEVLFSVVAMDNGAPPLSTDTNVTISINYTETNRFYPSVNSSEEEIPEGTTVGFTIHRIIATDMDEGRAGSIKSYGIEYVGGNTRSPMSMDMFMVDETTGDIMTNKIFDYDDKEERYYQILMYAVDDGTPQKTGYGTLDVYITDVNDNPPIFLTKQYYFNVDEEQTGSVLVGKVEARDKDSGDNARIEYILTDGYGKFEINETTGDLYATEKLDREKETEREFILVIMANNSYADTNKDYSNTTTVNITVEDINDNSPQFYESYETILSLSASLGDTVFNVTAQDDDIGFNAEVSYVLEDDGQSTDSLMYFKIDQSTGIVSVAAEFPDEKELDSPEIVFQFYIVAYDNGSPRNESRTLATVNVKDSSYNQPEFDTKDYWINMTEHTDSCEILPNALYGTSQEITYTILAECTYSERFRIEQSGDTVQLCNDADLDREDTGSYTLKVIATVENDTTSVLNLDCDEGRVLANELVVYITIIDINDNYPYFINPVYVKGIDDDTRYGKSVLQVEGYDADIGINAQLCYYPDKRNDDVEGSIDKFSVSCVSGDILTATSYIHSAGNKYTFDVKANDTAGMSSNTTLTSKNSTQVIVHILTVYEYCILVSDRNPANITQNLETIRTELEDLTGLMIDVIFVSPKAEGGKIYTDNTDMWFYAVERENHDVLTYKEFLSMYPEQPSASLRSRRNKRDGHTFGERWHITGIVGVDDKRVKESYMMSSLEVCILTLALVIFCGGLIAVFYLLVADRLQEKKLLNNEAYWSRLERMASVENPYNSVNTDDRVETVKAEDVGTGMNSAWIEPSELITRKILYEEQEMTMNIFQDTSDLGDDWSYTGALHALEGVPPIAIRNPAYVDSEDGDSGAYEDFKINGNSTSIPLRPMSSPERTPPVVREDDVVLMSTNGKIVINGCTSQSDDDDIPLVTLDYQDKQGTTNLKKDVPSSGIDNPSYTDVDFGANKQPSESLNAVRSGSTAYEVVDVRVHPPDTGDNIDDVDHAGMKGRCSEDDDTDDEDKKREKKSVSFDLAEQDDEKGNDRSETQSAEDGTSFTWM from the exons ATGGATGAAGTATTGTTTAGTGTTGTTGCCATGGACAACGGTGCGCCTCCTCTTAGCActgatacaaatgtaacaatcaGTATAAACTATACGGAAACCAATCGCTTCTATCCGTCAGTTAATTCAAGCGAAGAAGAAATTCCTGAG GGTACCACTGTTGGATTCACTATACATAGAATTATTGCAACTGACATGGATGAGGGAAGAGCTGGATCAATTAAAAGTTACGGAATCGAATACGTCGGTGGTAACACCAGGTCCCCAATGTCAATGGATATGTTTATGGTTGACGAAACAACGGGTGACATCATGACAAATAAAATCTTTGATTATGATGACAAGGAAGAGAGATATTACCAG ATTCTAATGTATGCTGTTGACGATGGTACACCACAGAAAACAGGATACGGTACACTGGATGTTTATATTACTGACGTTAATGATAATCCACCTATATTCTTAACG AAGCAATATTATTTCAACGTTGACGAAGAACAAACTGGCAGTGTTCTTGTTGGCAAAGTGGAAGCACGTGATAAAGATAGCGGTGATAATGCTAGAATTGAATACATTCTGACAG ACGGATACGGAAAGTTCGAGATTAATGAAACAACGGGAGATCTTTATGCCACTGAAAAATTGGACCGAGAAAAGGAAACGGAGAGAGAATTTATTCTCGTGATTATGGCAAACAACAGCTATGCAGACACAAATAAAGACTACTCAAATACAACGACAGTGAATATCACGGTTGAGGATATTAATGATAACAGTCCTCAGTTTTACGAATCATATGAAACTATTCTGTCGCTGTCAGCATCTCTTGGTGACACTGTTTTCAACGTAACAGCACAAGACGACGACATT GGATTTAATGCTGAAGTTTCTTATGTGTTAGAAGATGATGGCCAATCAACAGATTCGTTGATGTATTTCAAGATAGACCAATCAACGGGAATTGTTTCCGTTGCTGCAGAGTTCCCGGATGAAAAAGAATTAGACTCACCAGAAATAGTGTTTCAG TTTTACATTGTAGCCTACGACAACGGATCTCCAAGGAATGAAAGCCGGACTCTAGCAACTGTTAACGTAAAGGATAGTAGTTATAATCAGCCTGAATTCGATACTAAAGATTATTG GATCAACATGACCGAGCATACAGACAGTTGTGAAATCCTTCCAAACGCCCTCTACGGCACGTCTCAAGAAATCACGTATACAATTTTAGCCGAGTGTACATACTCAG AACGATTCCGTATCGAGCAATCTGGTGATACCGTTCAACTGTGTAATGACGCTGACTTGGACAGAGAGGATACCGGGAGTTACACCTTGAAGGTGATCGCCACCGTTGAAAATGATACAACAAGTGTCCTGAACTTAGATTGTG aTGAAGGTAGAGTGCTGGCCAATGAACTTGTGGTGTATATAACCATTATTGATATCAATGATAACTATCCATATTTCATAAATCCTGTGTACGTTAAGGGTATTGATGATGACACCAGATATGGAAAATCGGTTCTTCAAGTCGAG GGATACGATGCTGATATTGGAATCAATGCCCAGCTATGTTACTACCCAGATAAGAGAAACGATGACGTTGAGGGCAGCATCGACAAATTTTCTGTCTCCTGTGTCTCTGGGGATATTCTGACGGCTACATCTTATATTCATTCAGCTGGTAACAAGTATACGTTTGATGTAAAGGCTAATGACACTGCAGGCATGAGTTCAAACACAACCCTTACATCAAAGAACAGCACTCAAGTCATA GTTCATATTCTGACTGTATATGAATATTGCATATTGGTATCTGACAGAAACCCTGCCAACATTACACAGAACTTGGAGACGATACGAAC TGAATTGGAAGACTTGACTGGTCTGATGATTGACGTCATATTTGTTTCACCAAAAGCCGAAGGCGGCAAAATATATACAGACAA TACCGACATGTGGTTCTACGCAGTGGAGAGAGAGAATCATGATGTGTTGACTTACAAGGAATTCCTGTCTATGTACCCTGA ACAACCTTCTGCATCATTACGATCACGACGAAATAAAAGAGATGGTCATACATTCGGAGAACGTTGGCATATTACTGGTATCGTTGGTGTTGACGATAAACGAGTCAAAGAATCCTACATGATGTCCTCTCTAGAAGTGTGCATACTAACCCTAGCACTGGTTATATTCTGTGGTGGTTTGATAGCTGTTTTTTATCTGTTGGTTGCTGATCG GTTACAAGAAAAGAAGCTATTAAACAATGAAGCGTATTGGAGTAGATTGGAAAGAATGGCGTCAGTTGAAAATCCATACAATTCGGTTAATACAGATGATCGTGTGGA GACAGTAAAAGCTGAAGACGTCGGCACAGGAATGAATAGTGCATGGATTGAACCCTCTGAGCTGATTACACGTAAAATACTGTATGAAGAACAG gAAATGACAATGAACATTTTCCAGGATACCTCTGATTTAGGTGATGACTGGTCCTATACAGGTGCACTCCATGCTCTAGAGGGCGTCCCTCCTATCGCAATCCGCAACCCAGCCTACGTCGACAGTGAAGACGGTGACAGTGGAGCCTATGAAGATTTCAAGATAAACGGTAACAGTACATCTATCCCACTTAGACCTATGTCTTCTCCAGAGAGAACGCCACCAGTGGTAAGGGAAGATGACGTGGTGTTGATGTCCACCAATGGAAAGATAGTCATCAATGGTTGTACGAGtcaaagtgatgatgatgacatccCTCTGGTTACCCTTGACTACCAGGACAAACAAGGCACAACAAACCTGAAAAAGGACGTTCCTTCCAGTGGTATAGATAACCCGTCTTATACTGATGTTGACTTTGGTGCAAATAAACAGCCTTCGGAGAGTTTAAACGCAGTGCGTAGTGGCAGCACTGCATACGAAGTGGTCGATGTCAGAGTTCACCCACCGGATACTGGTGACAATATCGATGACGTAGACCACGCTGGAATGAAGGGAAGGTGTTCAGAAGATGACGACACCGACGACGAAGACAAAAAGCGAGAGAAGAAATCGGTCAGCTTTGATCTAGCTGAACAGGATGACGAGAAGGGAAATGACCGCAGTGAAACACAGTCAGCTGAAGACGGCACTTCCTTTACCTGGATGTAG